One Methanobrevibacter sp. V74 DNA window includes the following coding sequences:
- the rplJ gene encoding 50S ribosomal protein L16: MVRAYTRRDYIRKTPNSRIVQYDMGNLKDEFPVSVSLAVKKPVQIRHNSLEAARIASNRLMQRAAGRMGYHLKLRVYPHQIVRENPMATGAGADRVQSGMRNAFGKPISVEAIVKKNQKIVTIDCQEKNFEQAKIALKRAGMKLPVPCKIVVDKGADLVK; encoded by the coding sequence ATGGTTCGTGCTTATACAAGAAGAGATTATATTAGAAAAACCCCAAATTCAAGAATTGTACAATATGATATGGGAAATTTAAAAGATGAATTTCCAGTATCTGTAAGTTTAGCTGTTAAAAAACCGGTTCAAATTAGACACAACTCTTTAGAAGCTGCAAGGATTGCTTCTAACAGATTAATGCAAAGGGCTGCAGGAAGAATGGGATACCACTTAAAATTAAGAGTATATCCTCATCAAATTGTAAGAGAAAACCCAATGGCAACTGGTGCAGGAGCAGATAGGGTACAAAGTGGTATGAGAAACGCTTTCGGTAAACCAATTTCTGTTGAAGCTATTGTTAAAAAGAATCAAAAAATTGTCACAATAGACTGTCAGGAAAAAAACTTTGAACAAGCTAAAATTGCGCTCAAGAGAGCAGGAATGAAATTGCCGGTTCCTTGTAAAATTGTCGTTGACAAAGGCGCAGATTTAGTTAAATAG
- a CDS encoding KEOPS complex subunit Pcc1 translates to MKIEGNIVFTYNNADNSKLVFDSLEVDNEDYLESKLTGNSIEYKITSEKLGSFLATVDDLISSEIVVEKIVEKSK, encoded by the coding sequence ATGAAAATAGAGGGAAATATTGTTTTTACATATAACAATGCGGACAATTCCAAATTAGTATTTGATTCACTGGAAGTAGACAATGAAGACTATCTAGAATCAAAATTAACTGGAAATTCAATTGAATATAAAATTACAAGTGAAAAATTAGGTAGCTTTCTTGCAACTGTTGATGATTTAATTTCTTCTGAAATTGTTGTGGAAAAAATCGTTGAAAAAAGCAAATAA